Proteins from a genomic interval of Rubinisphaera italica:
- the corA gene encoding magnesium/cobalt transporter CorA, which translates to MSRLAELRKKIVSNTRRLRFHRPEVGSRPGVLAFSEEAADTQVNVICYAPEVHLRNPEKLPELILDEKHLVWIDVQGLGTAAEIRRIAEMAQIPDLMLEDMVNVPQRSHASAHENRLLVVTRMVRPFDRAGLFVEQVSIYRYKNIVVTFQEAEGDVFSPIRDRLKLGRGPLRNGTSDFLVYTLLDTIIDAYFPLLEHLADRLQLLEHYALTRPTSALLRYLVESRNEIVRLHRAIKPQKEVLQTLIRNKQNLLGANVLVHLEDTYDHALQASDVSETLREMSVNLLNLYMSSMANHTNDKMKVLTIMASIFIPLTFIAGIYGMNFEYMPELHAKWGYPAVWLLMSATAFSLLYYFYRKGWLGENNREIDLTLREHLAEMQLPQKPN; encoded by the coding sequence GTGAGCCGACTCGCCGAGCTTCGTAAGAAAATTGTTTCCAATACCAGGAGATTGCGTTTTCACCGCCCCGAGGTCGGCTCGCGACCAGGGGTTCTGGCATTTTCAGAAGAAGCGGCAGATACTCAAGTCAATGTGATTTGCTATGCACCAGAAGTGCATTTGCGAAATCCCGAGAAACTTCCCGAACTTATTCTCGATGAAAAACATCTGGTTTGGATCGATGTTCAGGGACTCGGTACCGCCGCAGAAATTCGGCGTATTGCCGAGATGGCACAAATTCCAGATCTCATGCTCGAAGATATGGTGAATGTTCCGCAGCGAAGTCATGCTTCGGCCCATGAAAACCGTTTGCTGGTAGTCACACGCATGGTGCGACCATTTGATCGGGCCGGATTATTTGTCGAGCAGGTCAGTATCTATCGCTATAAGAACATTGTTGTGACGTTTCAGGAAGCCGAAGGCGATGTCTTCTCGCCCATTCGGGATCGTCTGAAACTCGGTCGAGGCCCATTACGAAATGGGACTTCTGATTTTCTTGTTTACACACTACTCGATACGATCATCGATGCTTATTTCCCTTTGCTCGAACATCTGGCGGATCGCCTGCAACTACTCGAGCATTATGCTCTCACGCGGCCGACGTCTGCTCTGCTGAGGTATCTGGTCGAGTCCAGAAATGAAATCGTCCGACTGCATCGTGCCATCAAACCTCAAAAGGAAGTCTTACAGACACTGATCCGCAACAAGCAAAATCTATTGGGAGCCAATGTCCTGGTTCATCTGGAAGACACATACGATCATGCACTTCAGGCGAGTGATGTTTCAGAAACGTTACGGGAAATGTCGGTCAACCTGCTGAATTTATATATGTCGTCAATGGCAAATCATACGAATGACAAAATGAAGGTGCTGACTATCATGGCCAGTATTTTCATACCACTGACTTTTATCGCAGGTATTTATGGTATGAACTTCGAATACATGCCTGAACTGCATGCTAAATGGGGTTATCCGGCTGTCTGGTTACTGATGTCGGCAACTGCGTTTTCTCTGTTATATTATTTCTATCGCAAAGGTTGGCTGGGGGAAAATAACCGGGAAATCGATTTGACACTCCGGGAACATCTGGCGGAAATGCAACTCCCACAAAAACCGAATTAA
- a CDS encoding DUF502 domain-containing protein, with protein sequence MTESVSETPVEAPTLTTRQRMFRRLVGGVLFVMPAVITIAVVYQIFLMVHRWIIAPVTLFIIPRHFEDDYLNGWWLVTPFISLFAVFGILYLAGYLFQTRLRNWLNWLFSNVPGISTIYVAIMDVLYAYQGPDGLKKIDKVVLVPFPHERARAAGYLMSRSRDIDTGDELVCVYIPLGLFPPSGYTLIYRSEDVIITDWEATDGWKILLSAGLTLPEKLPYRMPAPHTSKVVAKDS encoded by the coding sequence ATGACTGAATCAGTAAGCGAGACGCCAGTGGAAGCTCCCACATTAACGACACGCCAGCGAATGTTTCGTCGCCTTGTAGGAGGTGTGTTATTTGTGATGCCAGCAGTGATTACCATCGCGGTGGTCTACCAAATTTTTTTAATGGTCCATCGATGGATTATCGCACCGGTCACCTTATTTATTATTCCCAGGCATTTTGAAGATGACTATTTGAACGGCTGGTGGTTGGTCACACCCTTCATTTCCCTATTTGCCGTCTTCGGAATTTTGTATCTGGCAGGCTACCTGTTTCAGACCCGGCTGAGAAACTGGCTAAACTGGTTATTCTCCAATGTACCAGGTATTTCAACAATTTATGTGGCAATTATGGATGTCTTGTATGCTTATCAGGGACCGGATGGGCTGAAGAAAATCGATAAAGTCGTGCTCGTCCCTTTTCCTCACGAACGCGCCCGGGCAGCTGGCTATCTGATGTCCCGCTCTCGGGATATTGATACGGGCGATGAACTGGTTTGTGTTTATATTCCACTCGGCTTGTTTCCACCTTCAGGATACACGCTAATCTACCGCAGTGAAGACGTCATCATCACCGATTGGGAAGCCACAGATGGCTGGAAGATTCTGCTCTCTGCCGGATTGACCCTACCCGAGAAATTACCATATCGAATGCCTGCCCCACACACTTCAAAAGTGGTGGCAAAAGATTCCTAA
- a CDS encoding outer membrane protein assembly factor BamB family protein: MQRLRNMMANSRLRAVLLLTTDCLGFSSLRHANSSRVSVRLQSWLTGLICMIAALATVNATSAEDSPFYQSGEIDFRRQRVINQTLLRDPHLATLLSRFSSLIEERKYVEAVSIYQQLIDEPGDSFVWDKEDRIGTVRQLANKTFEEHSELWAVYDELYGATASQLLLGADAASCREVATKYFQTTAGRQAMLHIVHTTWDRGQFEDSLAATQKLLNSTRHRPHLEQPFLARAQLLIDLNKDAKTVNSVLETPSKITSELNEWSQELCSYRKSVLLNSLQWTHARQFETETATEHTPPMLTPEWQIPHAVFAVKNDTELENASAIRQSLEQWSLQRNEQLHPEITSLFAVCAKDILVYRDLDRLVAYPLNSMTHADSKRPLWQYASMSSLSKVLQDQVDPYTGITTNHPGLERLHLDNSITSSLTTNGQFVYFVDEIQRSQDPALRQTTSVNLESESSEQTAPDEDRDNQVLTNRLAAISLLPDQSIDETTILNDAHLTWSINSTGWENSEAENLKRQPHFLTGHFFFGPPTLSGEIAYVASEKDSYISVSALDASTGKLIWTQPISYVDRPLERDVIRANQALPIVCTQGKLLCDNGNGQLVALDAKLGTLQWTYCYADTDSRQASGRWTYSQSSRHSHAGVFNMPVVCQDAVLIMPERSGYIRCCDLKSGELRWSAPRASAEYIAGVRYSDEASSHSTSSNALLAVGDHQCRAIDAKSGATLWETRTGVVCGHGLQVNNLYLLPVTDERPVLPSSTAESAPRNHYDGTSGQILAINLQSGEVAGYDMREAYGTDLTKQSSETDSNSNETQHVFPLGNLLAYNDHIISVGVDKIVSFRQAGSVIEELSSHVESSRLSETQLQELAQAEIIMGQSELAGQHLRHALQMVEHNSDVRAISLNLYRELLYQQLQQYQKYGQPQESLAVLEQIEELIDTDEQQARFLVKEIEHLVVMQDTQELWRATDRFAKMGMHIAIPAQGQPGHVRTSTSWIPGIYSRLLGELSQDQRQEMILGIRHQRFSRMHEMKTAQLETFLDLFSEDDKSSTFAVKFDSCNGEDQSLENHDHLDLYALRDQIACELVERFARDCDYQNVELTLLRMQKSCLTETRHYALKGLIALYAKLDCHKLAAESLAKLSASLEQKNINMALNWQPQEFELRKQPSHFLNYLPHPELTDDHQALRFADDVKFLVHFDRMHPTWKAYQNQYGSIEPVRQVNMQKVSSSLLSEGDPFSKKRLLHENREQGWILAQRIEKSQTSQKEQNEATGELQLTRFETSEETTPQEEQHLLFLNRNHGSVRCEFILPGTRIGLANSTSKQVGHLLPVVANGRVYGVSLLSGKPIWERGVGIHCPVQANTKVEFTRNSENVLKVDNHKYCTQRSSRVEIGPVGDGFCLIQTTRAITCIDPANGRLLWKRTDLNPQGGLWTDRNSGLIGDENVTMYFYPDQNTYSLLSTKTGRLLKTTQLEQEPFHVQRTRQSFGRHILYLSVSSKSPHERYLRLWDPLKNQLLLDEQFTSNDLYHTSETEVTILTDSKRLLIYNPEAERMVVDMILDAEVEKANYLRVVRQGHRYLVNLYQTQRIEEPDGYTSRFTDAPWKMTHINGPLLSINSRSNQLEWSRTFPHRTIIEEEGESLPFIVMAATHQQRPGDQSRSLLLEILDPETGNTLETKNNLDVDRLLLLNHDRQQQKVVLSSEHSDLIIDYNMDHLSDARRFLSTHLQTAEIGRGDF; encoded by the coding sequence ATGCAGCGACTTCGCAATATGATGGCGAATAGTCGGTTGCGAGCAGTTTTACTGCTGACGACTGATTGTCTCGGATTTTCCAGCTTGAGGCACGCGAATTCATCGCGGGTTTCTGTCAGACTACAGTCCTGGTTGACGGGCTTGATCTGTATGATCGCCGCCTTAGCAACTGTGAATGCAACTTCTGCTGAAGATTCTCCCTTTTATCAGTCAGGCGAAATTGATTTTCGGCGCCAACGCGTCATCAATCAGACATTACTGCGGGATCCGCATCTGGCAACATTACTTTCTCGGTTTTCTTCTCTGATTGAAGAACGAAAGTATGTCGAGGCCGTTTCCATCTATCAGCAATTGATCGATGAACCTGGCGATTCCTTTGTTTGGGACAAAGAAGACCGCATCGGCACCGTGCGACAGTTGGCCAACAAAACGTTCGAAGAGCACTCCGAACTGTGGGCAGTCTATGATGAACTCTACGGAGCGACTGCCAGTCAACTCCTGTTGGGGGCAGATGCCGCATCGTGCCGGGAAGTCGCCACGAAATACTTCCAGACAACCGCAGGTCGTCAGGCCATGCTACACATTGTTCACACGACATGGGATCGTGGTCAATTTGAAGATTCACTGGCTGCGACCCAGAAACTTCTGAACTCAACAAGACATCGTCCTCATCTCGAACAGCCATTTTTAGCTAGAGCGCAACTGCTCATCGATTTGAATAAAGATGCAAAAACGGTCAATTCCGTTCTCGAAACGCCCAGTAAAATCACCTCCGAACTCAACGAATGGTCTCAGGAATTATGCAGTTATCGTAAATCCGTCCTGCTCAATTCGCTCCAGTGGACTCATGCACGTCAGTTTGAAACCGAAACGGCCACTGAGCATACCCCACCAATGCTCACACCAGAATGGCAGATTCCTCATGCCGTATTTGCAGTGAAGAACGATACGGAACTCGAAAATGCGTCAGCGATCCGCCAATCGCTGGAGCAATGGTCGCTCCAGCGGAACGAACAACTTCATCCTGAGATCACGTCGTTGTTTGCGGTCTGTGCGAAAGACATTCTGGTCTATCGCGACCTGGACCGGCTTGTCGCATACCCGTTGAATTCAATGACGCATGCTGATAGCAAACGGCCATTATGGCAATATGCATCGATGAGTTCATTGTCGAAAGTACTCCAGGACCAAGTAGACCCTTATACTGGAATTACGACAAACCATCCTGGTCTCGAACGATTGCATCTCGATAATTCCATTACCAGCAGCCTGACGACAAACGGACAGTTCGTATATTTCGTTGACGAAATTCAACGTTCCCAGGATCCAGCCTTACGTCAAACAACTTCTGTAAATCTGGAGTCCGAATCTTCGGAGCAAACTGCTCCAGATGAAGATCGTGACAATCAGGTTTTGACAAATCGACTGGCTGCCATTTCTCTGCTTCCCGATCAGTCCATTGACGAAACCACAATCTTAAATGATGCCCATCTGACCTGGTCGATCAATTCCACAGGCTGGGAGAATTCTGAAGCTGAAAATTTAAAACGACAGCCCCACTTTCTGACTGGCCACTTCTTTTTTGGTCCGCCAACTCTCTCAGGTGAGATTGCGTATGTCGCCAGTGAAAAGGATAGCTATATTTCTGTTTCTGCCCTGGACGCCTCAACGGGAAAGTTGATCTGGACTCAACCGATCAGCTATGTCGATCGTCCACTCGAACGCGATGTCATCCGGGCGAATCAGGCTTTGCCTATAGTTTGTACTCAGGGGAAATTACTCTGCGATAACGGGAACGGCCAGTTAGTCGCCCTGGATGCCAAGCTGGGTACTTTGCAGTGGACTTATTGCTATGCAGATACGGATAGCCGTCAGGCTTCGGGACGCTGGACTTATTCACAATCTTCCCGTCATTCTCATGCCGGTGTGTTCAATATGCCTGTCGTGTGCCAGGATGCTGTGCTGATTATGCCAGAGCGTTCAGGTTACATCCGCTGTTGTGATTTGAAATCAGGAGAGCTCCGATGGTCTGCGCCACGGGCGTCCGCAGAATACATTGCAGGTGTCCGCTATTCCGATGAGGCCAGCTCTCACTCGACGAGCTCAAACGCTCTGCTGGCTGTGGGGGATCATCAATGCCGTGCAATTGATGCGAAAAGTGGTGCAACATTATGGGAAACTCGTACGGGCGTGGTTTGCGGACACGGATTGCAGGTCAACAATCTGTATTTGCTTCCCGTGACCGATGAGCGGCCCGTTCTTCCCTCTTCGACTGCAGAAAGTGCTCCCCGCAATCACTACGATGGGACTTCCGGTCAGATTCTGGCAATCAATCTTCAAAGTGGTGAAGTGGCCGGCTACGACATGCGAGAAGCGTATGGAACTGATTTGACGAAGCAATCGTCAGAGACAGATTCTAATTCGAATGAAACGCAGCATGTGTTTCCTTTGGGAAATCTGCTCGCATATAACGATCATATTATTTCGGTTGGAGTCGATAAAATCGTCTCATTTCGGCAAGCAGGTTCTGTGATTGAAGAGCTGTCTTCTCATGTCGAGTCCTCACGACTCAGTGAAACACAACTTCAGGAACTGGCTCAAGCAGAAATTATCATGGGGCAGTCGGAGCTGGCTGGTCAACACCTGCGACACGCTTTGCAAATGGTTGAGCACAACTCCGATGTCCGTGCGATTTCCCTCAATTTGTACCGTGAGCTGCTCTATCAGCAGTTGCAGCAGTATCAGAAATATGGTCAACCCCAGGAAAGCCTGGCTGTGCTTGAGCAAATTGAAGAACTGATTGATACAGACGAACAACAGGCACGCTTCCTGGTTAAGGAAATTGAACATCTTGTTGTGATGCAGGATACACAGGAATTATGGCGGGCTACGGATCGGTTTGCCAAAATGGGAATGCATATTGCGATTCCTGCTCAAGGGCAACCCGGGCATGTGCGAACTTCAACGAGTTGGATTCCAGGCATCTACAGCCGGCTTCTGGGAGAACTTTCTCAAGATCAGCGTCAGGAAATGATACTGGGAATTCGTCATCAACGATTTTCTCGAATGCACGAAATGAAAACCGCTCAACTGGAAACCTTCCTGGATCTGTTTTCCGAAGATGACAAGTCCAGTACTTTTGCAGTCAAATTCGATTCCTGTAACGGTGAAGACCAGAGCCTGGAGAATCACGATCATTTGGACCTGTACGCATTGCGGGATCAGATTGCCTGCGAACTGGTCGAACGCTTTGCCCGAGATTGTGATTACCAGAACGTCGAGTTGACCCTGTTGAGAATGCAGAAATCCTGTCTGACAGAAACTCGTCACTACGCTTTGAAAGGATTGATCGCTCTCTACGCTAAACTGGATTGTCACAAACTGGCTGCAGAGTCGCTGGCTAAACTTTCGGCTTCGCTTGAGCAGAAAAATATAAATATGGCATTAAACTGGCAGCCACAGGAATTTGAGCTCCGCAAGCAGCCGAGTCATTTTCTGAATTACCTGCCTCATCCCGAGTTGACCGACGATCATCAGGCCCTTCGATTTGCAGATGATGTCAAATTCCTGGTGCATTTCGATCGAATGCATCCGACCTGGAAGGCCTATCAAAATCAGTATGGAAGTATTGAGCCCGTTCGTCAGGTGAATATGCAGAAAGTTTCTTCTTCACTGCTTTCAGAAGGAGACCCGTTTTCCAAAAAACGATTGTTGCATGAAAACCGCGAACAAGGCTGGATCCTGGCTCAGCGAATTGAAAAATCACAGACATCTCAAAAAGAACAAAACGAAGCGACTGGAGAACTCCAATTAACACGTTTTGAAACTTCAGAAGAAACTACTCCTCAAGAGGAGCAACATCTTCTGTTTCTGAACCGAAATCACGGTTCGGTTCGATGCGAATTTATTCTACCTGGTACGCGTATTGGTCTGGCAAACAGCACTTCGAAACAAGTGGGGCATCTTTTGCCAGTTGTTGCAAATGGCCGCGTTTACGGAGTGTCTCTCTTGAGCGGCAAACCAATTTGGGAACGTGGTGTCGGAATACATTGTCCAGTTCAGGCCAACACGAAAGTTGAATTTACTCGAAATTCAGAAAATGTTCTGAAAGTTGACAATCATAAATACTGTACTCAGAGAAGCAGTCGCGTGGAAATCGGACCAGTCGGTGATGGCTTCTGTCTTATTCAAACGACACGGGCAATTACTTGTATCGACCCGGCTAACGGAAGATTGTTGTGGAAACGGACCGATTTGAACCCCCAGGGCGGACTTTGGACTGATCGCAATTCCGGTTTAATTGGAGATGAAAATGTCACGATGTATTTCTATCCCGACCAAAACACTTACTCATTACTGTCGACAAAGACAGGTCGGTTGTTGAAAACGACACAACTGGAACAGGAACCATTTCATGTTCAAAGAACCCGTCAGTCATTCGGACGACACATCCTGTATCTCTCTGTCTCTTCAAAGTCTCCCCATGAACGGTATTTGCGATTGTGGGATCCACTGAAAAATCAACTGTTACTCGATGAACAATTTACTTCGAACGATCTGTATCACACTTCCGAAACGGAAGTCACCATCCTGACGGACTCAAAACGTCTGCTCATTTACAATCCTGAAGCGGAACGGATGGTGGTCGATATGATTCTCGATGCCGAAGTCGAAAAAGCAAATTATCTCCGCGTGGTACGTCAAGGGCATCGTTATCTGGTGAACCTCTATCAGACTCAGCGAATTGAAGAGCCGGACGGATACACAAGCCGGTTCACAGACGCTCCCTGGAAAATGACACACATCAATGGACCGTTGCTGTCGATTAATAGTCGTTCGAATCAACTGGAGTGGTCAAGGACATTCCCGCATCGAACCATTATTGAAGAGGAAGGCGAAAGCCTGCCATTTATTGTGATGGCCGCCACGCATCAGCAGCGTCCGGGAGATCAAAGTCGATCATTATTATTGGAGATTCTCGATCCTGAAACCGGTAACACACTCGAAACAAAGAACAACCTGGACGTAGATCGCCTGTTATTGCTCAATCACGATCGTCAGCAACAGAAAGTCGTGTTGTCGAGTGAACATTCGGATCTGATCATCGATTACAATATGGACCACCTTTCCGATGCTCGCCGCTTTCTGTCCACACACTTACAGACCGCAGAAATAGGTCGTGGTGATTTTTGA
- a CDS encoding succinylglutamate desuccinylase/aspartoacylase family protein, translating to MKSRKGTRPEKRSSHVWGNVVIEPEQTASVSLAVTESYSQLTIPIPVVVQRGKEDGPTVFVSAALHGDEINGTGSIRALITENQLCLLKGTLILVPVINILGFDRHSRYLPDRRDLNRCFPGSDDGSLAARMAKIIYEEIVGRSDYGIDLHTAAVRRTNFPCIRGDLSNPEVDRMARAFGCEIILDNVGPDGSFRREATLANCPTIVLEAGEVWKVEPAVVEYSINGIVSVLTELEMVDGLRSDPPFQIVIKKSKWVRASRGGFLRFHVSPGDLVREGSPLATNTSITGVENNFITAPHDAIVLGMTTLPCIAPGDPICHLGFIDEKHKELEKLVKKLPSDGLHGRTSEQLSTNVSVVEPMPHQTLDSPIE from the coding sequence ATGAAAAGTCGGAAGGGGACTCGTCCTGAAAAGCGTTCTTCTCATGTTTGGGGGAATGTTGTCATTGAACCGGAGCAGACAGCTTCTGTTTCGTTGGCCGTCACGGAAAGTTACAGTCAACTCACAATACCAATTCCAGTTGTCGTGCAAAGAGGCAAGGAAGATGGACCAACGGTTTTTGTATCGGCTGCTCTTCATGGCGACGAAATTAATGGTACGGGTTCGATTCGTGCACTGATCACCGAGAATCAACTCTGTCTGCTGAAAGGGACGCTCATTCTCGTACCTGTCATCAACATTCTGGGGTTTGATCGCCATTCCCGATACCTACCCGACCGACGGGATTTGAATCGTTGTTTTCCAGGGTCCGATGACGGCAGTCTGGCTGCACGCATGGCGAAAATCATTTACGAAGAAATCGTCGGTCGGTCCGATTACGGGATCGATTTACACACGGCTGCGGTTCGGCGAACGAACTTTCCTTGTATTCGAGGTGATTTATCCAATCCGGAAGTGGACCGCATGGCTCGCGCTTTTGGCTGTGAAATCATTCTTGATAATGTCGGCCCCGATGGTTCGTTCCGTCGAGAAGCAACTCTTGCAAACTGTCCGACGATTGTGCTCGAAGCGGGAGAAGTCTGGAAAGTGGAGCCCGCAGTTGTCGAGTACTCAATCAATGGAATCGTTTCCGTTTTGACAGAACTCGAAATGGTCGATGGACTACGCTCTGATCCGCCGTTTCAAATCGTGATAAAAAAGTCAAAATGGGTTCGCGCGTCACGCGGGGGGTTTCTCCGCTTTCATGTTTCTCCCGGAGATCTCGTGCGAGAGGGAAGCCCGCTGGCCACCAATACCAGCATTACCGGTGTGGAAAATAATTTCATCACAGCTCCTCACGATGCCATCGTGCTGGGAATGACGACCCTCCCGTGTATTGCCCCAGGAGATCCGATTTGTCATCTCGGCTTCATTGATGAGAAGCACAAGGAACTCGAAAAACTCGTCAAGAAATTGCCGTCAGACGGATTGCATGGCCGCACATCCGAACAACTTTCGACCAATGTCAGTGTCGTCGAACCGATGCCGCATCAAACATTAGATTCTCCCATCGAGTAA
- a CDS encoding RimK family alpha-L-glutamate ligase has protein sequence MKLGILSCNMKCYSTRRLREAAVYRGHKVKVLNTLRFGIDVAQGDPDLFFRGKQLTPYDAILPRVGHSLTFFGTAVVRQFEQMDVFCANSSNGIANSRDKLRSLQILSRHQLGIPETTFVRDKTDVIPAIERIGGEPVIIKLLEGTQGVGVILAETAKVAEAIIETLHSARQNVLVQKFVKESKGRDIRAFVVGDQVVGAMRRIAQGTEFRSNVHRGGRTESVDLDDSYRETAVRAAQIMGLRVAGVDMLEGKDGPQIMEVNSSPGLEGIEAATGLDIAGAIVDYIAAQVNFPELDVRQRLTVSRGYGVAELSIPEGSDYVGRTITDSGLRERDINVLTLNRGTSIIPNPKSSRVLEPGDRLLCFGKLDGMRDLIPEKTRKARRPKVTKLPESETH, from the coding sequence ATGAAATTAGGAATTCTTTCCTGCAATATGAAATGTTACAGCACCCGTCGGTTGCGGGAAGCGGCTGTTTATCGCGGTCATAAAGTGAAAGTGCTCAACACATTACGATTTGGAATTGATGTCGCTCAGGGCGATCCCGATCTATTTTTCCGAGGGAAGCAGCTCACTCCTTACGATGCAATTTTGCCTCGAGTTGGCCATTCTCTTACTTTTTTTGGGACTGCGGTGGTCCGTCAATTCGAGCAAATGGATGTGTTTTGTGCTAACTCCTCGAATGGAATTGCGAATTCGCGTGATAAACTTCGCAGCCTGCAAATTCTCAGTCGGCATCAGTTGGGAATTCCTGAAACGACCTTTGTAAGGGATAAAACCGATGTGATTCCCGCGATTGAGCGGATTGGCGGAGAGCCGGTTATTATCAAGTTGCTCGAGGGAACTCAGGGAGTCGGTGTGATTCTGGCGGAAACAGCCAAGGTTGCTGAAGCGATTATCGAAACACTGCACAGTGCCCGACAAAATGTTCTGGTGCAGAAGTTCGTCAAAGAGAGCAAAGGGCGGGATATCCGGGCATTTGTGGTCGGCGACCAGGTTGTTGGTGCAATGCGACGAATTGCGCAGGGAACCGAGTTCCGCAGCAACGTCCACCGTGGTGGACGGACGGAGTCTGTGGATCTGGATGACAGTTATCGGGAAACAGCTGTCCGTGCTGCTCAGATTATGGGATTGCGAGTCGCTGGAGTTGACATGCTTGAAGGGAAGGATGGCCCTCAGATTATGGAGGTCAATTCGTCACCTGGGCTCGAAGGAATCGAAGCAGCAACGGGCCTGGATATTGCAGGGGCGATTGTCGATTACATCGCCGCTCAAGTGAATTTCCCGGAACTGGATGTTCGTCAGAGACTCACTGTGAGCCGTGGATACGGTGTCGCTGAACTTTCGATTCCCGAAGGTTCCGATTATGTGGGACGAACAATCACCGATTCCGGTTTACGCGAACGCGACATCAATGTGCTGACATTAAATCGAGGCACATCGATTATTCCAAATCCTAAATCGTCTCGTGTTCTGGAGCCGGGAGATCGTTTGTTGTGCTTTGGAAAACTTGATGGTATGCGGGACTTGATTCCAGAAAAAACCCGTAAAGCCCGTCGCCCCAAAGTTACGAAACTTCCAGAGTCCGAAACCCATTAA
- a CDS encoding sensor histidine kinase, with protein MFLTCSIRRKLFVQFALVFFILLIMAIASIVGLVSYRHVVTDLEFSIKDAPRKADLIVAIDILFEPLLYHPPENGNYDPENFAAFQHQQFGMALRRSKEEIRDFLKCLENIPPNSSIQADDYSLLRTRVIDTITFLEEQQMAGLLIDPKQRQQQVGNFLQQLNALHKFVNSVPDPFEVFLPRLAEAERNLQACLVIVIISFILAFLLFLGVIGWSNHWIFEPIQVLHKAAKRVANGDFQYRAEMKKTGDEMNDLADVFNQVTAQFHEINQDLDRKVNEKTKALIRSERLAGVGFLASGVAHEINNPLHVISTIADSLEMQAATVLEGCPEADREVFTKYLGMIQTEAFRCQEITEKLLSFARGQEVTRSQTNLTELTNDVVSMVSHLSKFRDRDVKVLTVDPVYAEVNSGEMKQVVLNMVSNALESMDPGGKLEIELMPIRSQVNIIFRDNGCGMTQETQEQLFDPFFTQRKGGGGTGLGLSITHRIVEDHNGSIEVSSDGPGMGSTFRIRIPRRVDESISEETIYEESSYYAA; from the coding sequence GTGTTTCTAACATGCTCTATTCGACGTAAGCTGTTTGTACAGTTTGCTTTAGTATTCTTCATACTGCTCATCATGGCGATCGCCTCCATTGTGGGGTTGGTTTCCTATCGTCACGTTGTGACAGATCTCGAGTTCAGTATTAAGGATGCTCCGCGCAAAGCCGACTTAATTGTCGCCATCGATATTCTCTTCGAGCCGCTTCTGTATCATCCTCCCGAAAACGGGAATTACGATCCGGAAAATTTCGCTGCATTTCAGCATCAACAATTTGGCATGGCGTTAAGGCGTTCCAAAGAAGAGATCCGAGATTTTCTTAAATGTCTTGAAAATATTCCCCCAAATTCTTCAATTCAGGCCGACGATTATTCTCTGCTCCGCACGCGAGTCATTGATACGATCACTTTTCTTGAAGAACAGCAGATGGCGGGCCTGTTGATTGATCCGAAACAGCGTCAGCAACAGGTCGGTAATTTTTTACAGCAACTCAATGCACTGCATAAATTTGTGAATTCTGTCCCCGATCCTTTTGAGGTCTTTCTGCCTCGACTGGCCGAAGCGGAGCGGAATCTGCAGGCTTGTCTGGTTATTGTTATTATCTCATTTATCCTGGCCTTCCTGCTATTCCTGGGAGTTATCGGATGGAGCAATCACTGGATTTTTGAACCGATTCAGGTTTTGCACAAAGCGGCAAAACGGGTTGCCAATGGAGATTTTCAATACCGAGCCGAAATGAAAAAAACCGGCGATGAAATGAACGACCTGGCCGATGTGTTCAATCAGGTCACCGCTCAGTTTCATGAGATCAATCAGGATCTCGATCGCAAAGTGAATGAAAAAACGAAAGCGCTGATTCGTTCCGAACGACTGGCTGGTGTCGGCTTTCTCGCATCAGGTGTCGCCCACGAAATCAACAATCCTCTGCATGTCATTTCTACGATTGCCGACTCACTCGAAATGCAGGCTGCGACGGTCTTAGAAGGATGTCCGGAAGCAGACCGGGAAGTTTTCACAAAATACCTCGGCATGATCCAGACGGAAGCGTTCCGCTGCCAGGAGATTACGGAAAAGTTACTCAGTTTTGCCCGCGGTCAGGAAGTGACACGGTCTCAAACCAACCTGACCGAATTGACAAACGATGTTGTCAGCATGGTTTCCCATCTGAGTAAATTCCGTGACCGGGATGTTAAAGTGCTGACAGTCGATCCTGTTTATGCGGAGGTCAACTCTGGTGAAATGAAGCAGGTTGTTCTCAATATGGTATCCAATGCTCTCGAATCAATGGATCCTGGTGGTAAACTCGAAATTGAATTGATGCCGATTCGCAGTCAGGTCAATATTATTTTTCGCGACAATGGCTGCGGCATGACGCAGGAAACTCAGGAGCAACTTTTCGATCCCTTCTTTACCCAACGAAAGGGAGGCGGCGGAACCGGATTGGGATTATCAATTACGCATCGCATCGTCGAAGACCACAACGGTTCGATTGAAGTTTCCAGTGATGGACCTGGCATGGGCAGCACATTCCGAATTCGCATTCCCCGTCGTGTGGATGAATCCATCAGCGAAGAGACAATCTACGAAGAATCCAGTTACTATGCTGCTTGA